The following coding sequences are from one Vicugna pacos chromosome 11, VicPac4, whole genome shotgun sequence window:
- the LOC102546135 gene encoding tubulin alpha-1A chain-like, translated as MLECISIHVGQAGVQIGNACWELYCLEHGIQPDGQMPSDKTIGGGDDSFNTFFSETGAGKHVPRAVFVDLEPTVIDEVRTGTYRQLFHPEQLITGKEDAANNYARGHYTIGKEIIDLVLDRIRKLPDQCTGLQGFLVFHSFGGGTGSGFTSLLMERLSVDYGKKSKLEFSIYPAPQVSTAVVEPYNSILTTHTTLEHSDCAFMVDNEAIYDICRRNLDIERPTYTNLNRLIGQIVSSITASLRFDGALNVDLTEFQTNLVPYPRIHFPLATYAPVISAEKAYHEQLSVAEITNTCSEPANQMVKCDPRHGKYMACCLLYRGDVVPKDVNAAIATIKTKRTIQFVDWCPTDFKVGINYQPPTVVPGGDLAKVQRAVCMLSNTTAIAEAWARLDHKFDLMYAKRAFVHWYVGEGMEEGEFSEAREDMAALEKDYEEVGVDSVEGEGEEEGEEY; from the coding sequence ATGCTTGAGTGCATCTCCATCCACGTTGGCCAGGCTGGTGTACAGATCGGCAATGCCTGCTGGGAGCTCTACTGCCTGGAACATGGCATCCAGCCCGATGGCCAGATGCCAAGTGACAAGACCATTGGGGGAGGAGACGACTCCTTCAACACCTTCTTCAGTGAGACAGGCGCTGGCAAGCATGTGCCCAGGGCAGTGTTCGTAGACCTGGAACCTACAGTCATTGATGAAGTTCGCACTGGCACCTACCGCCAGCTCTTCCACCCTGAGCAGCTCATCACAGGCAAAGAAGATGCTGCCAATAACTATGCCCGCGGTCACTACACAATTGGCAAGGAGATCATTGACCTCGTCTTGGACCGAATTCGGAAACTGCCTGACCAGTGCACAGGTCTTCAGGGCTTCTTGGTTTTCCACAGCTTCGGCGGGGGAACTGGTTCTGGGTTTACCTCCCTGCTGATGGAACGTCTCTCTGTCGATTATGGCAAGAAGTCTAAGCTGGAGTTCTCCATTTACCCAGCCCCCCAGGTTTCCACAGCTGTAGTTGAGCCCTACAACTCCATCCTCACCACCCACACCACCCTGGAGCACTCTGACTGTGCCTTCATGGTCGACAACGAGGCCATCTATGACATCTGTCGTAGAAACCTCGATATTGAGCGCCCAACCTACACAAACCTGAATAGGTTGATAGGTCAAATTGTGTcctccatcactgcttccctgagATTTGATGGAGCCCTGAATGTCGATCTGACAGAATTCCAGACCAACCTGGTGCCCTATCCTCGCATCCACTTCCCTCTGGCCACATATGCCCCTGTCATCTCTGCTGAGAAAGCCTACCATGAACAGCTTTCTGTAGCAGAGATCACCAACACTTGCTCTGAGCCAGCCAACCAGATGGTGAAATGCGACCCTCGCCATGGTAAATACATGGCTTGCTGCCTGTTGTACCGTGGTGACGTGGTCCCCAAAGATGTCAATGCTGCCATTGCCACCATCAAGACCAAGCGTACCATCCAGTTTGTGGACTGGTGCCCCACTGACTTCAAAGTTGGCATTAATTACCAGCCTCCCACGGTGGTACCTGGTGGAGACCTGGCCAAAGTACAGCGAGCTGTGTGCATGCTGAGCAACACCACAGCCATTGCTGAGGCCTGGGCTCGCCTGGACCACAAGTTTGACCTGATGTATGCCAAGCGTGCCTTTGTTCACTGGTATGTGGGTGAGGGCATGGAGGAAGGAGAGTTTTCTGAGGCCCGTGAGGACATGGCTGCCCTTGAGAAGGATTATGAGGAGGTTGGTGTAGATTCTgttgaaggagagggagaggaagaaggagaggaatACTAA